One genomic window of Struthio camelus isolate bStrCam1 chromosome 1, bStrCam1.hap1, whole genome shotgun sequence includes the following:
- the LOC138064441 gene encoding uncharacterized protein, translating into MVRARAAAAAGRRLLVLVALLAALRARESRAARRAAPRAGVPAGSGLAAPQLHPGFGPVWDASEVAEADGYPASHLDRIVEPRGLPRGPLRAFEPRGDARDVAVDGGYPASQLDPSFEPQGDRTAASLQRAYPASQLDAVVEPRGHPRDVAVDGGYPASQLDPSFEPLRGATEVAEAHGYPASHLDHIFEPQGLPGDLAVGDGGFSFDLDSRFERQGHPGGVPAGSGLAAPQLHPVFEPQGHASDVAVDGGYAASQPDASFESLGNATGFGGEKEAKAAHHKDLEKHRLIFTAAVSAFVLLGVALSCVSTSLLRRRKQKRALANTAAASNPEEPRPEEGRGKSGRERTKEELAIKNENLNNSWSPLAVNFATQLAQLSKGRNANGSLQPRCQSSSDGGYGSCSAGRVSLDSPQAHHSKCVCFHYQQGYCTSDEYSE; encoded by the exons atggtgcgagcgcgggcggcggcggcggccgggcgccgcctcctGGTGCTCGTGGCCCTGCTGgcggccctgcgcgcccgggagagccgcgctgctcggcgggcagcgccgcgcgcag gtgttcctgcaggcagtggccttgcagctcctcagctgcatccTGGTTTTGGACCTGTGTGGGATGCCAGTG aagtggccgaagctgatggttatccagcttctcatctggatcgCATTGTTGAGCCTCGGGGTCTTCCCAGGG GTCctctaagggcttttgagccgcGGGGGGACGCCAGGG atgtggctgtagatggtggttatccagcttctcagctggatcccagttttgaacctcAGGGTGATCGCACAG ctgcttccctgcagagagcttatccagcttctcagctggatgccgttgttgagcctcggggtcatcccaggg atgtggctgtagatggtggttatccagcttctcagctggatcccagttttgaacctcTGAGGGGGGCCACAG aagtggccgaagctcatggttatccagcttctcatctggatcACATTTTTGAGCCTCAGGGTCTTCCCGGAG atttGGCGGTAGGTGATGGAGGTTTCTCTTTTGATCTGGACTCCCGATTTGAGCGTCAGGGACATCCTGGAG gtgttcctgcaggcagtggccttgcagctcctcagctgcatccCGTTTTTGAGCCTCAGGGGCATGCCAGTG atgtgGCCGTAGATGGTGGCTATGCAGCTTCCCAGCCTGATGCCAGTTTTGAGTCTCTGGGGAATGCCACAG gttttggtggtgagaaagaggcaaaggcCGCACATCATAAAGACCTAGAAAAGCACCGCTTGATCTTCACTGCCGCGGTGTCGGCTTTCGTATTGCTTGGGGTAGCATTGAGTTGTGTGTCTACTTcgctgctgaggaggagaaaaca AAAACGGGCACTAGCTAATACTGCGGCTGCCTCCAACCCCGAAGAGCCAcgaccagaggaaggcagaggaaaatcagggagagaaaggacaaaggaggagctggccataaaaaatgaaaatctcaacaaCAGCTGGAGTCCGCTTGCGGTGAACTTTGCAACACAGCTTGCCCAGTTATCTAAGGGCAGGAATGCAAATGGTTCGCTTCAGCCGAGAtgccagagcagctcagatgGTGGTTATGGCTCTTGCTCGGCTGGCCGCGTTTCCCTGGACTCACCCCAGGCTCATCACtccaagtgtgtgtgttttcactacCAACAGGGATATTGTACTTCGGATGAATATTCCgaatag
- the LOC138062121 gene encoding collagen alpha-2(IV) chain-like has translation MVRARAAAAAGRRLLVLVALLAALRARESRAARRAAPRAEPAAEPAAEPAASGRPAAAALQPRLALRDGRSSGPRGLPALPGGEGDPASWPHAALEPRGAAGGVPAGSGLAAPQLDPGFGPVWDASEVAEADGYPASHLDRIVEPRGLPRGPLRAFEPRGDARDVAVDGGYPASQLDPSFEPQGDRTAASLQRAYPASQLDAVVEPRGRPREVAKADGYPASHLDRVFEPQGLPGDVAVGDGGFSFDLDSRFERQGHPGGVPAGSGLAAPQLHPVFEPQGHASDVAVDGGYAASQPDASFESLGNATGFGGEKEAKAAHHKDLPKHHVVLTAVVSSSVLFGVVLTCVVTVLLRRRKQKRALANTAAASNPEEPRPEEGRGKSGRERTKEELAIKNENLNNSWSPLAVNFATQLAQLSKGRNANGSLQPRCQSSSDGGYGSCSAGRVSLDSPQAHHSKCVCFHYQQGYCTSDEYSE, from the exons atggtgcgagcgcgggcggcggcggcggccgggcgccgcctcctGGTGCTCGTGGCCCTGCTGgcggccctgcgcgcccgggagagccgcgctgctcggcgggcagcgccgcgcgcag agccggcggcagagccggcggcagagccggcagcgAGCGGGCGGCCAGCGGCAGCGGCCCTGCAGCCGCGCCTGGCGCTGCGTGACGGCCGCTCTTCTGGCCCGCGTgggctcccagcgctgcctggcGGCGAGGGCGATCCGGCTTCCTGGCCGCACGCCGCCTTGGAGCCTCGGGGAGCGGCTGGCG gtgttcctgcaggcagtggccttgcagctcctcagctggatccTGGTTTTGGACCTGTGTGGGATGCCAGTG aagtggccgaagctgatggttatccagcttctcatctggatcgCATTGTTGAGCCTCGGGGTCTTCCCAGGG GTCctctaagggcttttgagccgcGGGGGGACGCCAGGG atgtggctgtagatggtggttatccagcttctcagctggatcccagttttgaacctcAGGGTGATCGCACAG ctgcttccctgcagagagcttatccagcttctcagctggatgccgttgttgagcctcggggtcgtcccaggg aagtggccaaagctgatggttatccagcttctcatctggatcgTGTTTTTGAGCCTCAGGGTCTTCCCGGAG atgtgGCGGTAGGTGATGGAGGTTTCTCTTTTGATCTGGACTCCCGATTTGAGCGTCAGGGACATCCTGGAG GcgttcctgcaggcagtggccttgcagctcctcagctgcatccCGTTTTTGAGCCTCAGGGGCATGCCAGTG atgtgGCCGTAGATGGTGGCTATGCAGCTTCCCAGCCTGATGCCAGTTTTGAGTCTCTGGGGAATGCCACAG gttttggtggtgagaaagaggcaaaggcCGCACATCATAAAGACCTACCAAAGCACCACGTGGTCCTCACGGCCGTGGTCTCGAGTTCCGTATTGTTTGGGGTGGTGTTGACCTGTGTAGTTACTGtcctgctgaggaggagaaaaca AAAACGGGCACTAGCTAATACTGCGGCTGCCTCCAACCCCGAAGAGCCAcgaccagaggaaggcagaggaaaatcagggagagaaaggacaaaggaggagctggccataaaaaatgaaaatctcaacaaCAGCTGGAGTCCGCTTGCGGTGAACTTTGCAACACAGCTTGCCCAGTTATCTAAGGGCAGGAATGCAAATGGTTCGCTTCAGCCGAGAtgccagagcagctcagatgGTGGTTATGGCTCTTGCTCGGCTGGCCGCGTTTCCCTGGACTCACCCCAGGCTCATCACtccaagtgtgtgtgttttcactacCAACAGGGATATTGTACTTCGGATGAATATTCCgaatag
- the LOC138064440 gene encoding uncharacterized protein: protein MVRARAAAAAGRRLLVLVALLAALRARESRAARRAAPRAGVPAGSGLAAPQLDPGFGPVWDASEVAEADGYPASHLDRIVEPRGLPRGPLRAFEPRGDARDVAVDGGYPASQLDPSFEPQGDRTAASLQRAYPASQLDAVVEPRGHPRDVAVDGGYPASQLDPSFEPLRGATEVAEAHGYPASHLDHIFEPQGLPGDLAVGDGGFSFDLDSRFERQGHPGGVPAGSGLAAPQLHPVFEPQGHASDVAVDGGYAASQPDASFESLGNATGFGGEKEAKAAHHKDLEKHRLIFTAAVSAFVLLGVALSCVSTSLLRRRKQKRALANTAAASNPEEPRPEEGRGKSGRERTKEELAIKNENLNNSWSPLAVNFATQLAQLSKGRNANGSLQPRCQSSSDGGYGSCSAGRVSLDSPQAHHSKCVCFHYQQGYCTSDEYSE from the exons atggtgcgagcgcgggcggcggcggcggccgggcgccgcctcctGGTGCTCGTGGCCCTGCTGgcggccctgcgcgcccgggagagccgcgctgctcggcgggcagcgccgcgcgcag gtgttcctgcaggcagtggccttgcagctcctcagctggatccTGGTTTTGGACCTGTGTGGGATGCCAGTG aagtggccgaagctgatggttatccagcttctcatctggatcgCATTGTTGAGCCTCGGGGTCTTCCCAGGG GTCctctaagggcttttgagccgcGGGGGGACGCCAGGG atgtggctgtagatggtggttatccagcttctcagctggatcccagttttgaacctcAGGGTGATCGCACAG ctgcttccctgcagagagcttatccagcttctcagctggatgccgttgttgagcctcggggtcatcccaggg atgtggctgtagatggtggttatccagcttctcagctggatcccagttttgaacctcTGAGGGGGGCCACAG aagtggccgaagctcatggttatccagcttctcatctggatcACATTTTTGAGCCTCAGGGTCTTCCCGGAG atttGGCGGTAGGTGATGGAGGTTTCTCTTTTGATCTGGACTCCCGATTTGAGCGTCAGGGACATCCTGGAG GcgttcctgcaggcagtggccttgcagctcctcagctgcatccCGTTTTTGAGCCTCAGGGGCATGCCAGTG atgtgGCCGTAGATGGTGGCTATGCAGCTTCCCAGCCTGATGCCAGTTTTGAGTCTCTGGGGAATGCCACAG gttttggtggtgagaaagaggcaaaggcCGCACATCATAAAGACCTAGAAAAGCACCGCTTGATCTTCACTGCCGCGGTGTCGGCTTTCGTATTGCTTGGGGTAGCATTGAGTTGTGTGTCTACTTcgctgctgaggaggagaaaaca AAAACGGGCACTAGCTAATACTGCGGCTGCCTCCAACCCCGAAGAGCCAcgaccagaggaaggcagaggaaaatcagggagagaaaggacaaaggaggagctggccataaaaaatgaaaatctcaacaaCAGCTGGAGTCCGCTTGCGGTGAACTTTGCAACACAGCTTGCCCAGTTATCTAAGGGCAGGAATGCAAATGGTTCGCTTCAGCCGAGAtgccagagcagctcagatgGTGGTTATGGCTCTTGCTCGGCTGGCCGCGTTTCCCTGGACTCACCCCAGGCTCATCACtccaagtgtgtgtgttttcactacCAACAGGGATATTGTACTTCGGATGAATATTCCgaatag